From Solwaraspora sp. WMMD1047, the proteins below share one genomic window:
- a CDS encoding TadE family protein has translation MPHRTWPTGRRIAYAVRRAVACHGRDRGANPVELAILMPAILVLLFGSIQTAAWFLARTTAMHAAQQAVNAQRAYQAPAGVGETQAESFLDQAGDWLVDWDVAVTVSPDTAEVSATVEGEALTIIPFLPMPDISQTAHGTVERFTPP, from the coding sequence GTGCCGCACCGGACGTGGCCCACCGGGCGCCGCATCGCGTACGCGGTGCGGCGCGCGGTGGCGTGCCACGGCCGGGACCGGGGGGCGAACCCGGTGGAGTTGGCCATCCTGATGCCGGCGATCCTGGTGCTGCTGTTCGGTTCGATCCAGACCGCCGCCTGGTTCCTGGCCCGCACCACCGCCATGCACGCCGCTCAGCAGGCGGTGAACGCGCAGCGGGCCTATCAGGCGCCGGCCGGGGTCGGCGAGACGCAGGCCGAGAGCTTCCTCGACCAGGCCGGCGACTGGCTGGTCGACTGGGACGTGGCGGTGACGGTCAGCCCGGACACCGCCGAGGTCAGCGCCACCGTCGAGGGCGAGGCGCTGACGATCATCCCGTTCCTGCCGATGCCGGACATCTCGCAGACCGCGCACGGCACCGTGGAACGGTTCACCCCGCCATGA
- a CDS encoding type II secretion system F family protein, whose protein sequence is MLNWQLALSVVAGATVGLGLFLLVREALPATPALGPALRRLHPPVTVGTARSSVSAGGELDWLTGVARWLRPPHRQLALIGRTPEQYALSLVLSGLIGLAAPIIATTLVYVAGHRPPVVVPAVAGLGLGLLAMLVAHRDVLSRAATARREFSAAVCTYLDLVALQLSAAHGPVQALERAAAVCDGWVFERIREALRLAQLQMHSPWDELRDLAEKIGVPELGDVGAIMQSSGTEGAQVHDTLRGRADSLRDQIRTDNLARAEAVTSRLDIPGSLLVFVLIGFVIYPFLARI, encoded by the coding sequence ATCCTCAACTGGCAGCTGGCGCTCAGTGTGGTCGCCGGAGCGACGGTGGGACTCGGCCTGTTCCTGCTGGTCCGTGAGGCGCTGCCGGCCACCCCGGCGCTCGGGCCGGCGCTGCGGCGGCTGCACCCGCCGGTGACCGTTGGCACCGCCCGGTCGTCGGTCTCCGCGGGCGGTGAACTCGACTGGCTCACCGGGGTGGCCCGCTGGCTGCGCCCGCCGCACCGGCAGCTCGCGCTGATCGGCCGGACCCCCGAGCAGTACGCCCTCTCGCTGGTCCTCTCCGGCCTGATCGGCCTGGCCGCCCCGATCATCGCCACCACGCTGGTGTACGTCGCCGGCCACCGACCGCCGGTGGTGGTGCCGGCCGTGGCGGGGCTGGGCCTCGGCCTGCTGGCCATGCTGGTCGCCCACCGCGACGTGTTGAGCCGGGCCGCCACCGCCCGCCGGGAGTTCAGCGCGGCCGTCTGCACCTATCTCGACCTGGTCGCCCTGCAGCTCTCCGCCGCGCACGGTCCCGTCCAGGCGCTGGAACGGGCGGCGGCGGTCTGCGACGGCTGGGTGTTCGAACGGATCCGGGAGGCGCTGCGGCTGGCCCAGTTGCAGATGCACTCCCCCTGGGACGAGTTGCGGGATCTGGCCGAGAAGATCGGCGTCCCGGAACTCGGCGACGTGGGCGCCATCATGCAGTCCTCCGGCACCGAGGGCGCCCAGGTACACGACACCCTGCGAGGCCGTGCCGACTCGCTGCGCGATCAGATCCGCACCGACAACCTGGCCCGGGCCGAGGCGGTCACCAGCCGGCTGGACATCCCCGGGTCCCTGCTCGTCTTCGTCCTGATCGGCTTCGTCATCTACCCCTTCCTGGCTCGCATCTGA
- a CDS encoding type II secretion system F family protein: MNLPANIELIAVLSGVACVTGLVLAIVALVGTTRPPGPPSRLGGSVRRLWLGSGTTRRDQRAHQTLLAFAALAGALAFLLTGLPMVGLLVAVAVPGAPWLFSVGRAEQRAIARIEAVGEWTRRLKDVSGTGQGLQQAIIGTVATAPAEIEPEVRQLAARLQAGWLGRSALLAFADEIGDPVADQVVAALILHITDRGERLGDVLASIASAAASEVATRREVEAKRTQPRFAVRFLTGMTLLVLGYGLLNPGYMHPYGTPVGQVVMVVLGVCFIALLVWVRAMSLPPTPTRFLSPPPAEEVVA; the protein is encoded by the coding sequence ATGAACCTGCCCGCCAACATCGAACTGATCGCGGTGCTCAGCGGGGTCGCCTGCGTGACCGGGCTGGTGCTGGCGATCGTCGCGCTGGTCGGCACCACCCGGCCGCCCGGCCCGCCGTCCCGGCTCGGCGGCTCGGTGCGGCGGCTCTGGCTCGGCTCGGGCACCACCAGGCGCGACCAGCGGGCCCACCAGACCCTGCTGGCGTTCGCCGCGCTGGCCGGTGCGCTGGCCTTCCTGCTGACCGGGTTGCCGATGGTCGGGCTGCTGGTGGCGGTGGCGGTGCCCGGCGCGCCGTGGCTGTTCAGCGTCGGCAGGGCCGAGCAGCGGGCGATCGCCCGGATCGAGGCGGTCGGTGAGTGGACCCGGCGGCTCAAGGACGTCTCCGGCACCGGCCAGGGGTTGCAGCAGGCCATCATCGGTACGGTCGCCACCGCGCCGGCGGAGATCGAGCCGGAGGTACGCCAGCTCGCCGCCCGGCTGCAGGCCGGCTGGCTGGGCCGCTCCGCGCTGCTGGCCTTCGCCGACGAGATCGGCGACCCGGTCGCCGACCAGGTGGTCGCCGCGCTGATCCTGCACATCACCGACCGGGGTGAGCGGCTCGGCGACGTGCTCGCCTCGATCGCGTCGGCGGCGGCCTCCGAGGTCGCCACCCGCCGCGAGGTGGAGGCGAAGCGGACCCAGCCGCGCTTCGCGGTGCGGTTCCTCACCGGGATGACCCTGCTGGTGCTCGGCTACGGGCTGTTGAACCCCGGCTACATGCATCCGTACGGCACCCCGGTCGGCCAGGTGGTGATGGTGGTGCTCGGCGTCTGCTTCATCGCCCTGCTGGTGTGGGTGCGGGCGATGAGCCTGCCGCCGACGCCGACCCGGTTCCTCTCCCCGCCGCCGGCCGAGGAGGTGGTGGCGTGA
- a CDS encoding ParA family protein, whose amino-acid sequence MAIIALVAAKGSPGVTTAALACTLTWHHRVVLAECDPAGGSILAGYLGGALDGPRGIGELAVGELRDGNLEEAFWSQLVDLDAPKRERLLLPGVVDPVQAGSVTPLWQRFADFFVELEKGQPAYDVIVDCGRLQVVAPPWPLLRAASVVLVVTSAHLPHLSSARATVNAIERDFADHRVPAGSLRLLLVGDGHGRGEVSKALGLPVIAQLPHDPRTAEVLSHGGTVRGGRPLMRAADSLEVPVRTLMDRRRARLSWPSSQEVPHAV is encoded by the coding sequence GTGGCGATCATCGCGCTCGTCGCCGCCAAGGGCTCCCCCGGGGTCACCACGGCGGCGCTGGCCTGCACGCTCACCTGGCACCACCGGGTCGTGCTGGCCGAGTGCGACCCGGCCGGCGGTTCGATCCTCGCCGGCTACCTCGGCGGTGCGCTGGACGGCCCGCGCGGCATCGGCGAGCTGGCCGTCGGCGAACTGCGCGACGGCAACCTCGAAGAGGCGTTCTGGTCGCAGCTGGTCGACCTGGACGCGCCCAAGCGGGAACGGCTGCTGCTGCCCGGGGTGGTCGACCCGGTCCAGGCCGGCAGCGTCACCCCGCTCTGGCAGCGGTTCGCCGACTTCTTCGTCGAACTGGAGAAGGGCCAACCCGCGTACGACGTGATTGTCGACTGTGGGCGGCTGCAGGTGGTCGCCCCGCCGTGGCCGCTGCTGCGGGCCGCCTCGGTGGTGCTGGTGGTCACCTCCGCCCACCTGCCGCACCTGTCCAGCGCCCGGGCCACGGTGAACGCGATCGAACGGGACTTCGCCGACCACCGGGTGCCGGCCGGATCGCTGCGGCTGCTGCTGGTCGGCGACGGCCACGGCCGCGGCGAGGTCAGCAAGGCCCTCGGGCTGCCGGTGATCGCCCAACTGCCGCACGACCCGCGTACCGCCGAGGTGCTCAGCCACGGCGGCACCGTGCGCGGCGGACGGCCGCTGATGCGGGCCGCCGACTCCCTCGAAGTGCCGGTACGCACCCTGATGGACCGGCGCCGCGCGCGGCTGAGCTGGCCGTCCAGCCAGGAGGTGCCGCATGCGGTTTGA